In one Candidatus Leptovillus gracilis genomic region, the following are encoded:
- a CDS encoding dienelactone hydrolase family protein, producing MKWIKRIAATLAVLLLLFILVIGGVMLFDVLAGSQTADFSNIAYSGADDTKLLGYLAQPPGEGPFPAVLMLHEWWGLNDGITQLADALAAEGYVVLVPDAYRGNLAEQVPGALFLRLTTPTEEIHADLDAGLAYLRALPGVDPARVAALGFCFGGEQSLQISLRQPENLAATIVLYGSLETDPAALQPIASQPLLGIFGAEDAQIPLSEVDAFAAALDSLGAPANITVYQGVGHAFVTEDNYNQPGAAGDAWRQMKQFLAQNLGGA from the coding sequence GTGAAATGGATCAAACGAATTGCTGCGACGTTGGCCGTACTGCTGCTGTTGTTCATCCTGGTAATCGGTGGTGTGATGTTGTTCGATGTGCTTGCTGGTTCGCAAACGGCCGATTTTAGCAATATCGCCTACAGCGGGGCAGACGACACGAAACTCCTGGGCTACCTGGCCCAACCGCCCGGCGAGGGACCCTTCCCGGCGGTGTTGATGCTGCATGAATGGTGGGGCCTCAACGATGGCATCACCCAATTGGCCGACGCCCTGGCCGCTGAAGGCTACGTGGTATTGGTCCCCGATGCTTACCGGGGCAATCTGGCGGAACAGGTTCCCGGCGCGCTCTTCCTGCGCCTGACCACGCCGACGGAGGAAATTCACGCCGACCTGGATGCGGGGTTAGCCTACCTGCGGGCGCTGCCCGGCGTAGACCCGGCGCGGGTGGCGGCGTTGGGCTTCTGTTTTGGCGGCGAACAGTCGCTGCAAATCAGCCTGCGCCAGCCGGAGAATCTGGCGGCGACCATCGTGCTGTACGGGTCACTAGAAACAGACCCAGCGGCGCTGCAACCCATCGCCAGCCAGCCGCTTTTAGGCATATTTGGCGCCGAGGATGCCCAGATTCCGCTGAGTGAAGTGGACGCATTTGCCGCCGCCCTGGACAGCCTGGGCGCACCGGCAAACATCACCGTGTACCAGGGGGTAGGCCACGCTTTTGTCACCGAAGACAATTACAACCAACCAGGCGCGGCCGGCGACGCCTGGCGGCAGATGAAGCAGTTTCTGGCCCAGAATCTTGGCGGAGCCTGA
- a CDS encoding DUF2087 domain-containing protein codes for MSAESDLTARAQLFKALGHPARLLMVNLIRSKPRHGEELAAILNLQPGTISHHLGQLSEVGLITAVKDQYYQVYSLAEGVWQRSLADLVQLPLPDVNASVEADAYRDKVLKTFFLHGQLKTLPAQLKKQQIVLEKIAEAFEIGRDYSEKEVNFVLLDFHEDVAALRRGLIEHGLMTRERGVYRKP; via the coding sequence ATGAGCGCGGAAAGTGACCTGACAGCGCGGGCGCAGTTGTTTAAAGCACTGGGACACCCGGCGCGGTTGTTGATGGTGAATCTGATTCGCAGCAAGCCGCGACATGGTGAAGAGTTGGCGGCTATTTTGAACTTGCAGCCGGGGACTATTTCTCATCATCTGGGGCAGTTGAGTGAGGTGGGGCTGATAACGGCCGTCAAAGACCAATATTACCAGGTGTATTCGCTGGCGGAAGGGGTGTGGCAGCGGTCGTTAGCCGACCTGGTACAACTCCCCCTGCCAGATGTCAACGCCAGCGTAGAAGCAGACGCCTACCGCGACAAGGTGCTGAAAACGTTCTTTCTTCATGGGCAGCTAAAAACTCTGCCGGCGCAGCTAAAAAAGCAGCAAATCGTTCTGGAAAAAATCGCAGAGGCTTTTGAGATCGGGCGCGATTATTCCGAGAAAGAGGTCAACTTTGTTCTGCTCGATTTTCACGAAGACGTGGCCGCTTTGCGGCGGGGCCTGATCGAGCACGGCCTGATGACGAGGGAGAGAGGCGTGTACCGGAAGCCGTAA
- a CDS encoding DUF1269 domain-containing protein, which yields MSDLIVLSFANEASAFQMRDKLLDMQKLQVITLADAAIVVRDSNGKPKVKQLHSLVGAGALGGAFWGMLIGLLFFAPWLGFAVGALSGALSGALSDIGVDDNFIKEVGAAIEPGHAALFLLVVRYTADKVLPELASFDAKVLQTSLSDEAEAKLRAAFGADDIQED from the coding sequence ATGAGTGATTTGATTGTGTTGTCCTTTGCGAATGAAGCCAGCGCTTTCCAGATGCGCGACAAGCTGCTGGACATGCAAAAGCTCCAGGTTATTACCCTGGCCGACGCTGCCATTGTCGTGCGCGACAGCAATGGCAAACCCAAAGTCAAGCAGCTTCACAGCCTGGTTGGCGCCGGCGCGTTGGGTGGCGCGTTCTGGGGAATGCTCATTGGGCTGCTCTTTTTCGCCCCCTGGCTCGGTTTTGCTGTGGGCGCGCTGAGCGGCGCGTTGAGCGGCGCGCTGAGCGACATTGGCGTAGACGATAATTTCATCAAGGAAGTTGGCGCGGCCATCGAGCCGGGACATGCCGCTTTGTTCTTGCTGGTTGTCCGATATACCGCAGACAAAGTACTGCCGGAACTGGCTTCCTTCGATGCCAAAGTGTTGCAGACTTCCCTGTCTGACGAAGCCGAAGCCAAACTGCGCGCAGCTTTTGGCGCCGACGATATTCAGGAAGATTAA
- a CDS encoding amino acid racemase, with protein MVGDKPIGIVAGVGPFAGLDLLGKILAETAVHRDQDHLPIYSLSQPDEILDRTEYLLGIVAENPAYAIAGQLQKLAAMGAQVAGIPCNTAHAAPIFDVIMAELRAANCQIHLLHMIREVGRHLRDNHPAIQTVGVLSTTGTYRAQIYPQMLGEVGFIVLAPDEAMQAAQIHPAIYDPVYGIKATGAPTNQARAQLMAGARALRQQGAEAVILGCTEIPLAIETAQIHDMIAIDPTRILARALIREARRISDFGLRIADKNLPPQSAIRNIGGLMPRIRELGIYDGRLPTGPLNAITDVVGVAVGHFTLVEGEGAWTGHGPFRTGVTVVLPHLGNLYAEKVAAAVHTINGYGKVIGFEQVRELGNLETPIALTGTLNGPRVADALISVMIAQNPHIGLGFAATGRQGYASVNPVVGETSDGFLSDMQARPIGETAVYAALASATTGPVAEGVVGAGTGTSCYGWKGGIGTASRRLPPEQGRFIIGALVQSNFGSPEELTIAGVNVGAKLRPEIAGGDRGLGTGQGNQPSALNPHPRNEGSIMVVLATDAPLDARQLGRLCRRAAFGLARTGSTGHGGSGDFVIAFSTAYRILDRPEKVVGQRPFLDEQPIMSALSLAVIESVEEAIYNSLLMAHTVVGRDGNTRYGLPAEAVLAVIRSP; from the coding sequence ATGGTCGGCGATAAACCGATTGGCATTGTGGCCGGAGTGGGGCCGTTTGCCGGGCTGGATTTACTGGGCAAGATTTTGGCGGAAACGGCCGTTCACCGCGACCAGGACCACCTGCCCATCTACAGCCTCTCGCAGCCAGACGAAATCCTGGACCGTACCGAATACCTGCTGGGCATCGTCGCCGAAAACCCGGCCTACGCCATCGCCGGCCAGCTGCAAAAGCTGGCGGCGATGGGGGCGCAGGTGGCCGGCATCCCCTGCAACACAGCCCACGCCGCGCCCATTTTTGATGTGATTATGGCTGAATTGCGCGCCGCCAACTGCCAGATCCACCTGCTGCACATGATCCGCGAAGTAGGCAGGCATCTGCGCGATAACCATCCGGCTATCCAAACTGTTGGCGTGCTGTCCACCACGGGCACATATCGGGCGCAAATCTACCCACAGATGTTGGGGGAGGTCGGCTTTATTGTGCTTGCGCCGGATGAAGCGATGCAGGCGGCGCAAATTCACCCGGCCATTTACGACCCGGTGTATGGTATCAAGGCCACCGGCGCGCCGACCAATCAGGCGCGGGCGCAGTTGATGGCCGGGGCGCGGGCGCTGCGCCAGCAAGGTGCGGAAGCCGTCATCCTGGGCTGCACGGAAATTCCGCTGGCAATTGAGACCGCGCAGATCCACGACATGATCGCCATTGACCCGACGCGCATTTTGGCGCGGGCGCTGATACGGGAAGCGAGAAGAATTTCGGATTTCGGATTGCGGATTGCGGATAAGAATCTTCCGCCGCAATCCGCAATCCGCAATATTGGAGGTTTGATGCCGCGAATACGCGAGTTGGGAATTTATGACGGCCGTCTGCCCACCGGCCCGCTGAACGCCATTACGGATGTGGTCGGGGTGGCGGTGGGGCATTTTACGCTGGTCGAGGGCGAGGGGGCGTGGACCGGACACGGCCCATTTCGCACCGGGGTGACGGTGGTTTTGCCACATCTGGGTAATCTGTATGCCGAAAAAGTGGCCGCAGCCGTCCACACCATCAACGGCTATGGCAAGGTGATCGGCTTTGAGCAGGTGCGCGAATTAGGCAACCTGGAGACGCCCATCGCCCTCACTGGCACGCTGAACGGCCCACGAGTGGCCGACGCCCTGATCAGCGTGATGATTGCCCAAAACCCGCACATTGGCCTGGGTTTTGCGGCCACCGGGCGGCAGGGTTATGCCAGCGTCAACCCGGTGGTGGGCGAGACCAGCGATGGCTTTCTGAGCGATATGCAGGCGCGACCGATTGGCGAAACGGCCGTGTACGCCGCGTTGGCTTCTGCGACCACCGGCCCGGTAGCCGAGGGCGTGGTCGGCGCGGGCACGGGCACAAGCTGTTATGGCTGGAAGGGCGGCATCGGTACCGCCAGCCGCCGCCTGCCGCCAGAACAGGGCCGGTTTATCATCGGCGCCCTGGTGCAGAGCAATTTTGGCAGCCCGGAGGAATTGACAATTGCCGGGGTGAATGTGGGGGCAAAGTTAAGGCCGGAGATCGCGGGCGGCGACAGGGGGTTAGGGACGGGGCAGGGAAACCAACCCTCAGCCCTTAATCCCCATCCCCGCAATGAAGGCTCCATCATGGTTGTGCTGGCGACGGATGCGCCGTTGGATGCGCGGCAGTTGGGGCGGTTGTGCCGCCGGGCGGCGTTTGGGTTGGCGCGCACTGGGTCTACCGGTCACGGGGGCAGCGGTGATTTTGTGATTGCTTTTAGTACGGCGTACCGGATTTTGGACAGGCCAGAGAAAGTGGTGGGGCAACGGCCGTTTCTCGACGAACAGCCGATCATGAGCGCCCTCTCGCTGGCTGTTATTGAGTCGGTGGAAGAGGCAATCTACAACAGCCTGCTGATGGCCCACACGGTGGTGGGGCGGGATGGCAATACGCGCTATGGACTGCCGGCAGAGGCGGTGTTGGCCGTAATCCGTAGTCCGTAA
- a CDS encoding META domain-containing protein, with translation MKKLSLIILLALLLALAACGGQEPTPTPIPPTVEPTAAPTEAPPTAVPTEIPPTVEPTTASPLDAIGHQPDPELIDVTWQWTAVTTAVEQTQINDPTRYTIVFNADGTANIKADCNTVLLNYASNNGQIATLQGISSLVACPEDSLDQQFLTLLNNAALYFFQDGDLFIDTFADAGTLQFVAQEIVDLPEPAAAVAAATVTAPDGIFLRSGPGTEFAYVGTAPTGDSGQIIGRNADGDWWAIAAESLPEGKVWVAAAFVEAVNAGSVPVIYPEPELTGVVWQWVSLTTPLDETAVTDPARYTITFNADGTAAIEADCNAVVASYTLDGSSLTITPGPTTLAACPEDSLGDQFVSNLSNAAIYFFLDGDLYLDMFASAGTLRFTAQELVDLPDPADDSAPRGTVTAPDGIFLRSGPGTEYPYVGTAPVGDSGTIIGRSANGQWWVVDAPSFPNGQVWVSALFVEAVNADDVPVIPAPPLEPTLQGITWQWVSLTTPVDETIVNDPGRYTIRFNADGTAGIKADCNTVRATYTTDQSSIAITLGPTTLVACPEDSLEQPFLSGLGNAAVYFFQDGDLYLDMFASSGTLRFIAQRSGGSGTAVATPDTQEPVSTVSGIEFQVVSFGPLSAVQPVLDGTTLTAVFGDSEVSGSAGCNTYTGPLNPVNDFFTVGPIASTLMLCDEPIMQQEQAYLAALQALTGYQWGSERVDNTRVVTAGQLFYTLNGVSGVINLLVP, from the coding sequence ATGAAAAAGCTAAGTTTGATCATTCTGCTGGCGCTGCTGTTGGCGCTGGCTGCCTGTGGCGGGCAAGAGCCAACGCCAACGCCCATCCCGCCGACCGTTGAACCCACCGCCGCGCCGACCGAAGCTCCGCCAACGGCCGTACCCACCGAAATCCCACCCACCGTTGAACCCACCACCGCTTCCCCCCTGGACGCCATCGGCCACCAGCCCGACCCCGAGTTGATAGATGTGACCTGGCAGTGGACAGCGGTGACAACGGCCGTTGAACAAACGCAAATCAACGACCCCACCCGCTACACCATCGTCTTCAATGCCGATGGCACGGCCAACATCAAGGCCGACTGCAACACCGTGCTGCTAAACTACGCCAGCAACAACGGCCAGATCGCTACCTTACAAGGCATTTCCAGCCTGGTGGCCTGCCCCGAAGATTCGCTGGACCAGCAGTTCCTGACGCTGTTGAACAACGCCGCCCTTTACTTTTTTCAGGATGGCGACCTGTTCATAGATACCTTTGCCGATGCCGGTACGCTGCAATTTGTAGCCCAGGAAATTGTGGACCTGCCCGAACCGGCCGCTGCCGTGGCTGCGGCCACCGTAACCGCCCCTGATGGCATTTTCTTGCGCAGCGGGCCGGGCACAGAGTTCGCCTATGTCGGCACCGCTCCCACCGGTGACAGCGGCCAGATCATTGGCCGCAACGCCGACGGCGATTGGTGGGCTATCGCCGCCGAGAGTTTGCCGGAAGGTAAAGTATGGGTGGCCGCCGCGTTTGTCGAGGCGGTCAACGCCGGCAGTGTGCCGGTCATTTACCCGGAACCGGAGCTGACGGGCGTGGTCTGGCAGTGGGTTTCGCTGACGACGCCGCTGGATGAAACGGCCGTCACCGACCCCGCCCGCTATACCATCACCTTCAACGCCGATGGCACGGCGGCCATCGAAGCCGACTGCAATGCCGTCGTCGCCAGCTACACCCTGGACGGCAGCAGCCTGACCATCACCCCAGGTCCAACCACCCTGGCGGCCTGCCCCGAAGATTCTTTGGGCGACCAGTTTGTCAGCAACCTCAGCAATGCCGCCATTTACTTCTTCCTGGACGGCGACCTGTACCTGGACATGTTCGCCAGCGCTGGTACGCTGCGCTTCACCGCTCAGGAACTGGTGGATTTGCCAGACCCGGCCGATGACAGCGCGCCGCGCGGGACTGTGACGGCGCCCGACGGCATTTTCTTGCGTTCCGGGCCGGGCACGGAATACCCCTACGTGGGCACGGCTCCGGTTGGCGACAGCGGGACCATTATTGGCCGCAGCGCCAACGGCCAGTGGTGGGTGGTAGACGCCCCCAGCTTCCCCAACGGCCAGGTCTGGGTGTCAGCTCTCTTCGTCGAAGCAGTGAACGCCGACGATGTGCCGGTGATCCCGGCGCCGCCGCTGGAACCCACTTTACAGGGCATCACCTGGCAGTGGGTCTCCCTGACCACCCCCGTGGACGAGACCATTGTCAATGACCCCGGCCGTTACACCATCCGCTTCAACGCCGATGGTACGGCCGGCATTAAAGCCGACTGCAATACGGTGCGGGCCACCTACACCACCGACCAGAGCAGCATCGCCATTACTCTGGGGCCGACGACTCTGGTGGCCTGCCCGGAGGATTCGCTGGAGCAGCCGTTCTTAAGCGGGTTGGGCAATGCGGCCGTCTACTTCTTCCAGGATGGCGATCTGTACCTGGACATGTTTGCCAGCAGCGGCACACTGCGCTTCATCGCCCAACGTTCTGGTGGTTCGGGCACGGCCGTTGCCACGCCCGATACACAAGAACCGGTTTCCACTGTCAGCGGTATCGAGTTTCAGGTGGTCTCCTTTGGCCCATTGAGTGCGGTGCAGCCGGTGTTGGACGGGACGACGCTGACGGCCGTTTTCGGCGACAGTGAGGTCTCTGGTTCGGCCGGCTGCAACACCTACACCGGTCCACTGAATCCGGTCAACGACTTTTTCACTGTTGGTCCCATCGCCAGCACCCTCATGCTCTGCGACGAGCCGATTATGCAGCAGGAACAGGCGTATCTAGCCGCCTTGCAAGCCCTCACCGGCTATCAGTGGGGGTCCGAACGGGTAGACAATACTCGCGTCGTCACCGCCGGCCAACTGTTCTACACGTTGAACGGCGTCAGCGGCGTCATCAACCTGTTGGTTCCGTAA
- a CDS encoding metal-sensitive transcriptional regulator: protein MKNLMNVQSTAVKDDIQVRLRRIEGQVRGVQRMVDEERDCREIVQQLKAVQSAVKTATNLFLQAYARECLLNDEDSTAEERAALVDDLLNLMTRMES, encoded by the coding sequence ATGAAAAATCTTATGAACGTACAATCAACGGCCGTAAAAGATGACATTCAGGTGCGGCTGCGCCGCATTGAAGGGCAGGTGCGCGGTGTACAGCGCATGGTGGACGAAGAGCGAGACTGCCGCGAGATTGTGCAGCAGTTGAAAGCGGTGCAGTCGGCCGTCAAGACAGCGACAAATCTGTTTTTGCAGGCGTATGCCCGTGAGTGTTTGTTGAATGACGAGGACAGTACCGCCGAAGAGCGGGCGGCGTTGGTGGATGATTTATTGAATTTGATGACAAGGATGGAAAGCTAA
- a CDS encoding OsmC family protein, with product MAGVAGCTGVDVVSILKKMRQDVQDLTVFIDGDRAGEYPMVYTDVKIVYTIKGKGIDSTAVEKAIELSMTKYCSASITFKRAGVHVTTEYVIEEVG from the coding sequence TTGGCCGGGGTAGCTGGCTGTACCGGCGTTGATGTGGTGTCGATCTTGAAGAAGATGCGCCAGGATGTGCAGGATTTGACGGTGTTTATTGATGGCGACCGGGCTGGGGAGTATCCGATGGTTTATACGGACGTGAAGATTGTCTACACCATCAAGGGCAAGGGGATTGACTCAACGGCCGTAGAAAAAGCCATCGAACTCTCCATGACCAAATACTGTTCGGCCAGCATCACTTTCAAGCGGGCCGGAGTGCATGTGACCACAGAATATGTGATTGAGGAAGTTGGTTAG
- a CDS encoding copper chaperone PCu(A)C, which translates to MNRIIAALVMALLVMGVGCSGKAADNMGMTSQAESDELLVMNVWGRNSPMAAPNGAFYMTIVNNTDKDEQLLSASANVCAVVELHEMYMMDNNAMGMRQVTGGVIVIPAGETVELKVGGLHVMCIDKTRALELGETIPVTLNFANAGEMTVNAEIREEAMDSSMNMGG; encoded by the coding sequence ATGAACCGTATCATTGCAGCATTGGTTATGGCACTGCTGGTCATGGGAGTGGGCTGTTCAGGGAAGGCTGCCGATAACATGGGCATGACATCGCAAGCAGAGTCAGATGAGTTGCTGGTCATGAACGTGTGGGGACGCAATTCGCCCATGGCCGCGCCCAACGGCGCTTTTTACATGACCATCGTCAACAATACCGATAAAGACGAGCAGTTGTTGAGCGCCTCGGCTAACGTCTGCGCCGTGGTGGAACTACATGAAATGTACATGATGGACAACAATGCCATGGGGATGCGCCAGGTCACTGGCGGCGTCATCGTTATCCCGGCCGGCGAGACGGTGGAACTAAAAGTGGGTGGCCTGCATGTCATGTGCATTGATAAGACGCGCGCTTTGGAATTGGGAGAAACAATCCCTGTGACTCTCAATTTTGCCAATGCCGGCGAGATGACAGTCAACGCTGAAATCCGCGAAGAGGCGATGGACAGCAGCATGAATATGGGTGGCTGA
- a CDS encoding R2-like ligand-binding oxidase has product MLHESFVTTTRGLNRDIPPMRLYEKAKKFGIWNPSDIDFRQDITDWQNLAADEQDLLLRLTALFQAGEEAVTLDLLPLIQVIAQEGRLEEEMYLTTFLFEEAKHTDFFHRFLDTVTGTSFDLSHYHTPNYRTIFYETLPQTLQALRQDVSPAAQVKAAVTYNLLVEGMLAETGYHSYFTVLERNNLMPGARQGIHLLKQDESRHIAYGIFLISRLVAQDDSLWDVVEETMNELLIPGLGVIGDAFDCYDPIPFGLQESEFIDYATAQFQKRIARVERARGATLDDIYRVTQAVIDQNDG; this is encoded by the coding sequence ATGTTACATGAATCTTTCGTCACTACGACGCGCGGCCTCAACCGCGACATCCCCCCCATGCGCCTGTACGAAAAGGCCAAAAAGTTCGGCATCTGGAACCCCAGCGACATTGATTTCCGCCAGGACATCACCGACTGGCAAAATCTGGCTGCCGACGAGCAAGACCTGCTCCTGCGGCTGACGGCCCTTTTCCAGGCGGGCGAAGAGGCCGTTACATTGGACTTGCTGCCCCTGATCCAGGTCATCGCCCAGGAAGGCCGCCTGGAAGAAGAGATGTACCTCACCACTTTCCTCTTTGAGGAAGCCAAACACACCGACTTCTTTCACCGCTTCCTGGACACTGTTACCGGCACGTCCTTCGACCTGAGCCATTACCACACCCCCAACTATCGCACGATATTCTACGAGACCTTACCCCAGACGCTTCAGGCCCTCAGGCAGGACGTTTCCCCGGCCGCCCAGGTGAAAGCGGCCGTTACCTACAATCTGCTTGTCGAAGGTATGTTGGCGGAGACCGGCTACCATTCTTACTTCACCGTGTTGGAACGCAATAACCTGATGCCCGGCGCGCGGCAGGGCATCCACTTGCTCAAGCAAGACGAATCGCGCCACATCGCCTACGGCATCTTCCTCATCTCTCGCCTGGTCGCCCAAGACGACAGCCTGTGGGATGTGGTCGAAGAGACGATGAATGAGCTGCTCATTCCTGGACTGGGTGTCATCGGCGACGCCTTCGACTGCTACGACCCCATTCCCTTTGGCTTACAAGAGTCGGAATTTATAGACTACGCCACAGCGCAATTCCAAAAACGCATCGCCCGCGTCGAACGCGCCCGCGGCGCTACTCTGGACGACATCTACCGCGTCACCCAGGCCGTTATTGACCAGAATGATGGATGA
- a CDS encoding pyridoxal phosphate-dependent aminotransferase family protein, which produces MDYDMQGPMGAQTVMNGRLVDYFAGCGYLGLQNHPVVRQAAVNALTTYGLANSGGFGSSHPIYRQLEEAACAYFGAAKMLYYASGYLGNAILSQGLQTRYERIFVDEQAHYSVWDGARTAGKPLHAYRHLDADHLAQLCKQELRAGERPCIMTDGVFPVSGAIAPVGELLAAIRPYDGLLCLDDAHATGVLGQNGRGTLEHFGITDTAQCFTGHTLSKALGAYGGFVVGSAALIGELSAYANVQEGASRPPLPAAAAATAAFNLLRHDDSLRRQLQTNVTHARRAIRALGWPLAETPVPILCLTQQPGLDLARIQARLFDQDILVAHSTRYTSVPDGGALRIAIFASHTPTQIDHLAGALGKLL; this is translated from the coding sequence ATGGATTACGACATGCAGGGGCCAATGGGAGCGCAGACGGTGATGAACGGCCGTCTCGTAGATTATTTTGCCGGTTGTGGCTATCTGGGGCTGCAAAACCACCCCGTTGTCAGGCAGGCGGCCGTGAACGCCCTGACAACTTATGGTCTGGCGAATTCCGGCGGTTTTGGCAGCAGCCATCCCATCTACCGCCAATTGGAGGAAGCGGCCTGCGCCTATTTTGGCGCGGCGAAGATGTTGTATTATGCTTCGGGCTACCTGGGCAACGCCATCCTGTCTCAGGGCTTGCAAACTCGTTACGAACGGATTTTTGTGGATGAGCAGGCCCATTACAGCGTATGGGATGGGGCGCGCACGGCCGGTAAGCCGCTGCACGCTTATCGCCACCTGGATGCGGACCATCTGGCACAGTTATGTAAACAAGAACTGCGGGCTGGGGAACGGCCGTGCATCATGACCGATGGCGTCTTTCCGGTGTCTGGGGCGATTGCGCCGGTGGGGGAGCTGTTGGCGGCGATACGGCCGTATGATGGCCTGCTCTGCCTGGACGATGCCCATGCCACCGGGGTGTTGGGGCAAAACGGCCGGGGCACGCTGGAGCATTTTGGCATAACCGATACGGCCCAATGCTTCACCGGCCACACCCTCAGCAAAGCGTTGGGCGCATATGGCGGCTTCGTCGTCGGCAGCGCCGCGCTGATAGGCGAACTGTCCGCCTACGCCAATGTACAAGAAGGGGCCAGCCGTCCACCACTTCCGGCCGCTGCTGCCGCCACAGCCGCCTTCAACCTGCTGCGCCATGATGACTCGCTGCGCCGCCAATTGCAAACCAACGTGACCCATGCCCGCCGCGCCATTCGCGCCCTGGGCTGGCCGCTGGCCGAGACGCCGGTCCCCATTCTCTGCCTGACGCAGCAGCCTGGTTTGGACCTGGCGCGCATTCAGGCCCGTCTTTTCGACCAGGACATCCTGGTGGCCCACTCCACCCGCTATACCAGCGTACCGGATGGCGGCGCCTTGCGCATTGCCATCTTCGCCAGCCACACCCCGACGCAGATTGACCATTTGGCAGGCGCGCTGGGGAAACTGCTTTAG
- a CDS encoding zinc ribbon domain-containing protein, with translation MPMYSYVCHDCGQPFEKKLRMSEAGDAQECPTCGSQHTRKSIGAVAAVGGASRSSIPLSVRPPSSPFS, from the coding sequence ATGCCGATGTACAGTTATGTTTGCCACGATTGTGGGCAGCCTTTTGAGAAAAAACTGCGCATGTCGGAAGCAGGCGACGCGCAGGAATGCCCTACGTGTGGCAGCCAGCACACGCGCAAATCTATTGGTGCGGTAGCCGCCGTTGGTGGCGCGTCGCGCAGCAGCATCCCGCTGAGTGTGCGGCCACCCAGCAGCCCCTTCTCTTGA